A stretch of the Aphis gossypii isolate Hap1 chromosome 2, ASM2018417v2, whole genome shotgun sequence genome encodes the following:
- the LOC114119323 gene encoding gamma-secretase subunit PEN-2, producing MDVSSNPTTSQANETENQYPEVRIRQNPHIHHHVHDGVQTEHRPPPNWRTSIKMDEKLTICRIYYIAGFFLLPFFWLVNFVWHYNDAYLAEPFEEQPQFKRYVLRSGIGFIFWSVLLIGWVFYFQTQRNYYNWDYLTFNFPTGSA from the exons ATGG ATGTGTCATCAAACCCAACAACTTCACAAGCAAATGAAACTGAAAATCAGTATCCCGAAGTAAGAATTCGTCAAAATCCTCATATTCATCATCATGTGCACGATGGAGTTCAAACTGAACATAGACCACCTCCAAATTGGAGAACAAGCATAAAAATGGATGAAAAGCTAACTATctgtcgtatatattatattgccggATTTTTCTTATTGCCATTTTTTTGGTTGGTAAATTTTGTATGGCATTATAATGATGCTTATTTAGCGGAACCATTCGAAGAACAGCCACAATTTAAGCGCTATGTTCTGAGATCAGGTATTGGCTTCATTTTTTGGTCTGTGTTACTTATTGGTTGGGTATTTTACTTTCAAACccaaagaaattattataattgggaCTATCTAACCTTTAACTTTCCTACCGGATCTGCTTGA
- the LOC114120042 gene encoding mesoderm induction early response protein 1-like isoform X2, with amino-acid sequence MSKRVTNDRPDYSDPTDDSDGSDFDEVKKKTIMVGSDYQAQIPDGLSKYGDDPPYQNVDKLLWDPHNTTDAVIADYLHHIHQISHGTIILPKGKHVRDDENALFLLLQCGFNTEEALRRVSLNDQMFGRRAMMVWSEEECKNFENGIRCFNKNFYLIQQHRVTTRTVGELVHFYYLWKKTERHDVFASKERLEKKKYALQPGITFYEDGENSVLNQKTNQVGNCLIYCDPKRLQRMETSGVHVTLVDN; translated from the coding sequence ATGTCCAAGCGAGTAACAAATGATCGCCCTGATTATTCTGACCCCACTGATGATAGTGATGGTAGTGATTTTGATGAAGTgaagaaaaaaactataatggtAGGTAGTGATTATCAAGCACAAATTCCTGATGGATTGTCCAAGTATGGAGATGATCCACCATaccaaaatgttgataaacttCTCTGGGACCCTCATAATACGACTGATGCAGTTATTGCAGACTATCTTCATCATATTCATCAAATTTCTCATGGTACAATTATATTACCCAAAGGTAAGCATGTACGAGATGATGAAAACGcactatttttacttttgcaATGTGGATTTAATACTGAAGAAGCATTGCGTCGAGTTTCATTAAACGATCAAATGTTTGGTCGAAGAGCCATGATGGTTTGGTCAGAAGAAGAAtgcaaaaattttgaaaatggcATTCGTtgctttaataaaaacttttatctgATTCAACAACATAGAGTAACTACAAGAACAGTTGGTGAACTTGttcacttttattatttatggaaaAAGACAGAAAGGCATGATGTATTTGCTAGTAAAGAACGacttgaaaagaaaaaatatgctCTTCAACcaggtattacattttatgaagaCGGAGAAAACTCTGTACTAAATCAAAAGACAAATCAAGTtggtaattgtttaatttactgTGATCCAAAACGATTACAACGAATGGAAACATCAGGTGTACATGTCACTCTAGTGGATAACTAA
- the LOC114120042 gene encoding mesoderm induction early response protein 1-like isoform X1: protein MSETCRLYVLQIEYTVEMGMAPSIVYDLRVVTNLKVEIMSKRVTNDRPDYSDPTDDSDGSDFDEVKKKTIMVGSDYQAQIPDGLSKYGDDPPYQNVDKLLWDPHNTTDAVIADYLHHIHQISHGTIILPKGKHVRDDENALFLLLQCGFNTEEALRRVSLNDQMFGRRAMMVWSEEECKNFENGIRCFNKNFYLIQQHRVTTRTVGELVHFYYLWKKTERHDVFASKERLEKKKYALQPGITFYEDGENSVLNQKTNQVGNCLIYCDPKRLQRMETSGVHVTLVDN from the exons ATGTCAGAGACTTGTCGCTTATATGTGCTTCAAATTGAGTACACAGTCGAGATGGGCATGGCTCCATCCATAGTATATGATCTAAGGGTAGTAACTA atttaaaagtcGAAATAATGTCCAAGCGAGTAACAAATGATCGCCCTGATTATTCTGACCCCACTGATGATAGTGATGGTAGTGATTTTGATGAAGTgaagaaaaaaactataatggtAGGTAGTGATTATCAAGCACAAATTCCTGATGGATTGTCCAAGTATGGAGATGATCCACCATaccaaaatgttgataaacttCTCTGGGACCCTCATAATACGACTGATGCAGTTATTGCAGACTATCTTCATCATATTCATCAAATTTCTCATGGTACAATTATATTACCCAAAGGTAAGCATGTACGAGATGATGAAAACGcactatttttacttttgcaATGTGGATTTAATACTGAAGAAGCATTGCGTCGAGTTTCATTAAACGATCAAATGTTTGGTCGAAGAGCCATGATGGTTTGGTCAGAAGAAGAAtgcaaaaattttgaaaatggcATTCGTtgctttaataaaaacttttatctgATTCAACAACATAGAGTAACTACAAGAACAGTTGGTGAACTTGttcacttttattatttatggaaaAAGACAGAAAGGCATGATGTATTTGCTAGTAAAGAACGacttgaaaagaaaaaatatgctCTTCAACcaggtattacattttatgaagaCGGAGAAAACTCTGTACTAAATCAAAAGACAAATCAAGTtggtaattgtttaatttactgTGATCCAAAACGATTACAACGAATGGAAACATCAGGTGTACATGTCACTCTAGTGGATAACTAA
- the LOC114120081 gene encoding CCR4-NOT transcription complex subunit 7-like, whose protein sequence is MSDNNLILTSEVDEQEPELQTWILPNCGIKDVWANNLEEEFASIRKLLPKYCYVAMDTEFPGVVARPIGDFKTAADYLYQLLRCNVDLLRIIQLGLSFFDEDGKTPTGQYTTWQFNFKFNLSEDMYAQDSIELLTNSRIQFKNHEENGIEPIVFAEFIITSGLVLMDNLKWMTFHSSFDFGYLVKVLTNEKLPQEESEFFEMFSLYFPCVYDIKYLMKSCKNLKGGLQEVADQLELKRIGPQHQAGSDSLLTGMAFFKIRDMYFEGMIDSKKYCGHLYGLGITTLNNDQFRYDNEG, encoded by the exons ATGTctgataataatctaatacttACCAGTGAAGTAGATGAACAAGAACCAGAACTACAAACATGGATACTTCCCAATTGTGGTATAAAAGATGTATGGGCTAATAATCTAGAAGAAGAATTTGCATCAATACGAAAACTATTgccaaaatattgttatgtagcCATGGATACAGAATTTCCTGGAGTTGTAGCCCGACCAATTGGTGATTTCAAAACGGCTgctgattatttatatcagtTGTTACGATGCAATGTTGATCTTTTGAGAATCATTCAATTAGGGCTTTCATTTTTTGATGAAGATGGCAAGACACCCACTGGCCAGTATACAACATGGCAgttcaattttaagtttaatttgtcCGAAGACATGTACGCTCAAGACagtatagaattattaacaaattcgaG aatacaattcaaaaatcaTGAAGAGAATGGAATTGAGCCAATAGTTTTTGCTGAATTCATAATAACATCTGGCTTAGTATTGatggataatttaaaatggatGACATTCCACAGTAGTTTTGATTTTGGTTACTTAGTTAAAGTGTTGACTAATGAAAAATTGCCACAGGAAGAGTCTGAGTTTTTTGAGATGTTTTCTCTGTACTTCCCCTGTGTGTATGATATTAAGTACCTTATGAAAAgctgtaaaaatttgaaaggtGGTTTGCAAGAAGTGGCTGATCAACTTGAACTGAAGCGGATTGGACCTCAACATCAGGCTGGTAGCGATTCCTTATTAACGGGCATggcttttttcaaaatcagagACATGTACTTTGAAGGAATGATTGACAGTAAAAAATACTGTGGTCATTTATATGGTTTGGGTATTACCACTTTGAACAATGATCAATTTCGATATGACAATGAAgggtaa